A window of Longispora fulva contains these coding sequences:
- a CDS encoding ABC transporter ATP-binding protein: MDTVLQLDGLTKTYGRRRGLAGLTLDVKQGEIFGYLGPNGAGKSTTIRILLDLIRPTGGTARVLGLDPRTDAVALHRRLGYLAGDFVVDGRQTVRECLAFLGALRGDGAGARIPALAERLDLDLTARIHSLSKGNRQKVGLVQAFMHAPELLILDEPTSGLDPLVQRTFLELVTEARDNGQTVFMSSHIMSEVQAVADRVGILREGRLVALDRVESLRERAVRTVTLTFDGPVDPAEFDLPGVTDLAVDGNVLTCRVAGSPDALVKAAARHTVTGLLSEEPDLEELFLTYYQPEGSGHVA; this comes from the coding sequence ATGGATACGGTGCTGCAGCTCGACGGGCTGACGAAGACCTACGGTCGACGGCGGGGCCTCGCGGGGCTCACGCTCGACGTGAAACAGGGCGAAATATTCGGCTATCTCGGACCCAACGGCGCCGGGAAGTCCACCACCATCCGAATCCTCCTCGACCTGATCCGGCCCACCGGCGGCACCGCCCGGGTGCTGGGCCTCGACCCCCGGACCGACGCCGTCGCCCTGCACCGCCGCCTCGGCTACCTGGCCGGCGACTTCGTGGTCGACGGGCGGCAGACCGTCCGGGAGTGCCTGGCGTTCCTCGGCGCGCTGCGCGGCGACGGGGCCGGCGCGCGGATCCCGGCGCTCGCCGAGCGGCTCGACCTCGACCTCACCGCCCGGATCCACAGCCTGTCCAAGGGCAACCGGCAGAAGGTTGGCCTGGTGCAGGCGTTCATGCACGCCCCTGAGCTGCTCATTCTCGACGAGCCCACGTCCGGGCTGGACCCGCTCGTGCAGCGCACGTTCCTGGAGCTGGTCACCGAGGCCCGGGACAACGGGCAGACAGTGTTCATGTCCTCGCACATCATGAGCGAGGTGCAGGCCGTCGCGGACCGGGTCGGCATCCTGCGCGAGGGCCGGCTCGTCGCCCTCGACCGGGTGGAGAGCCTGCGGGAGCGGGCGGTGCGCACCGTGACGCTGACGTTCGACGGGCCGGTGGACCCGGCGGAGTTCGACCTGCCGGGGGTCACCGACCTGGCCGTCGACGGGAACGTGTTGACCTGCCGGGTCGCCGGCAGCCCGGACGCGCTGGTCAAGGCCGCCGCCCGGCACACCGTCACCGGGCTGCTCAGCGAGGAGCCCGACCTGGAGGAGCTGTTTCTCACCTACTACCAGCCCGAGGGGTCCGGCCATGTCGCATAA
- a CDS encoding ABC transporter permease subunit, with product MSHNVFTKTLWDARRSLIGWSVGTTLVALMYASFFPSLSGGAMDDALKSLPEALKEGFHLDDLGSAAGYLGANTFGIVVPLLVLFFGASTGARAIAGDEESGQLDLLLAHPVSRTGLVLQRFGALAAGSTGIAVLVFGGLVAIRSTAQLTAVSVTNLAAQCLNLALLGIVFGALALCAGGIVGRRGLVFATTAAVGIVSYAANSFGPQLGFALAQKASPFYYYLGGSPLKNGFQWGDAGILAAASVVLVGIGLWAFDRRDINT from the coding sequence ATGTCGCATAACGTCTTCACCAAGACCCTGTGGGACGCCCGCCGGTCCCTGATCGGCTGGTCGGTGGGCACCACGCTGGTCGCCCTGATGTACGCGAGCTTCTTCCCCTCCCTGTCCGGCGGGGCGATGGACGACGCGCTCAAGAGCCTGCCCGAGGCGTTGAAGGAGGGCTTCCACCTCGACGACCTGGGCTCGGCGGCCGGGTACCTGGGGGCGAACACGTTCGGGATCGTCGTACCCCTCCTGGTGTTGTTCTTCGGGGCTTCGACCGGGGCCCGGGCGATCGCCGGGGACGAGGAGTCGGGCCAGCTCGACCTGCTGCTGGCGCACCCGGTGAGCCGGACGGGCCTGGTGCTGCAGCGGTTCGGCGCGCTGGCCGCCGGGTCGACCGGGATCGCGGTGCTGGTGTTCGGCGGGCTGGTCGCGATCCGGAGCACGGCCCAGCTGACCGCCGTGTCGGTGACGAACCTGGCCGCGCAGTGCCTCAACCTGGCGCTGCTGGGGATCGTGTTCGGGGCCCTGGCGCTGTGCGCCGGCGGGATCGTCGGGCGGCGCGGGCTGGTGTTCGCGACGACGGCCGCCGTCGGGATCGTGTCGTACGCCGCGAACAGTTTCGGGCCGCAGCTCGGCTTCGCCCTCGCGCAGAAGGCGTCGCCGTTCTACTACTACCTGGGCGGGTCGCCGTTGAAGAACGGGTTCCAGTGGGGTGACGCCGGGATCCTGGCCGCCGCGTCGGTGGTGCTGGTCGGGATCGGCCTGTGGGCGTTCGACCGGCGCGACATCAACACCTGA
- the valS gene encoding valine--tRNA ligase — MIPEKPSLDALDAKWSARWEAAGTYRFDRSKTRSDVYSIDTPPPTVSGTLHVGHVFSYTHTDIIARYQRMRGREVFYPIGWDDNGLPTERRAQNHFGVRCDPSLPYDPSFAPPGPGGRVPVSRRNFIELCEEITAADERAYEDLWRRLGLSVDWSMTYTTIGARARRVAQRAFLRALAAGEAYQAEAPTAWDTDFGTAVAQAEQVDKEVPGAFHTLRFGSGVFVETTRPELLPACVALVAHPSDARYQKLFGTEVEIPLFGRSVTVHPHELADPEKGTGIAMVCTFGDATDVIWWRELKLDTRVLIGRDGRFAAPFEGLTVKQARARVVELLRGSGDLIGEPRAITHPVRFYENGDRPLEIVSSRQWFYRTLAHTDWLAARGRELEWHPEHMRVRYDHWVAGLNSDWLISRQRHFGVPFPVWYPIGADGRPDHSRPLVPTEAELPVDPATDCPPGFTEADRGVRFVADPDVMDTWATSSLTPRIACGWVDDEDLYARTYPMDLRAQAHEIIRTWLFTSVLRDPERLPWRHAAISGWILDPDRKKMGKSVGNALGPAALLDEFGSDGARYWAAQGRLGVDTLFDPAQMKVGRRLATKLLNVGRFVLSLPAPATTAGPSGTPAGPGAGVTATLDRALSARLRDTVAECTAALDSYEHTRALNAAETFLWTFCDDYLELVKERAYAGDRSAAVTLRAGLDGVLRLLAPFLPFATEEVWSWTHEGSVHRAPWPTADVFRVAGTGAADAPGAGGAAGGGGGPVGDDSALVLAAEVIAAVRKAKSTARVSMRTPVAELVLSGAELAADLLADVVAAGRVERVTSVPGGAARVEVRL, encoded by the coding sequence ATGATCCCCGAGAAGCCCTCCCTCGACGCCCTGGACGCGAAGTGGTCCGCCCGGTGGGAGGCCGCCGGAACCTACCGCTTCGACAGATCAAAGACCCGTTCCGACGTGTACTCGATCGACACGCCGCCGCCCACCGTCAGCGGCACCCTGCACGTGGGGCACGTGTTCAGCTACACCCACACCGACATCATCGCCCGGTACCAGCGGATGCGCGGTCGGGAGGTGTTCTACCCGATCGGCTGGGACGACAACGGGCTGCCGACGGAGCGGCGCGCGCAGAACCACTTCGGGGTGCGCTGCGATCCGTCGCTGCCGTATGACCCGTCGTTCGCGCCGCCGGGGCCCGGGGGCCGGGTGCCGGTGTCCCGGCGGAACTTCATCGAACTGTGCGAGGAGATCACGGCCGCCGACGAGCGGGCGTACGAGGACCTGTGGCGGCGGCTGGGGCTGTCGGTGGACTGGTCGATGACGTACACGACGATCGGGGCGCGGGCCCGGCGGGTGGCGCAACGGGCGTTCCTGCGGGCGCTGGCGGCCGGGGAGGCGTACCAGGCGGAGGCGCCCACGGCGTGGGACACCGACTTCGGTACGGCCGTGGCGCAGGCCGAGCAGGTCGACAAGGAGGTGCCGGGGGCGTTCCACACGCTGCGGTTCGGGTCCGGGGTGTTCGTGGAGACGACCCGGCCGGAGCTGCTGCCCGCGTGCGTGGCCCTGGTGGCGCACCCTTCCGATGCCCGGTATCAGAAGCTGTTCGGCACGGAGGTGGAGATTCCGCTGTTCGGCCGGTCGGTGACCGTGCACCCGCACGAGCTGGCCGACCCGGAGAAGGGCACCGGGATCGCGATGGTGTGCACGTTCGGCGACGCCACGGACGTGATCTGGTGGCGGGAGCTCAAGCTCGACACCCGGGTGCTGATCGGCCGGGACGGCCGGTTCGCCGCGCCGTTCGAGGGGCTGACCGTGAAGCAGGCCCGGGCGCGGGTGGTGGAGCTGCTGCGCGGGTCCGGGGACCTGATCGGCGAGCCCCGGGCGATCACCCACCCGGTGCGGTTCTACGAGAACGGCGACCGGCCACTGGAGATCGTGAGCAGCCGGCAGTGGTTCTACCGGACGTTGGCGCACACCGACTGGCTGGCCGCGCGCGGCCGGGAGCTGGAGTGGCACCCGGAGCATATGCGGGTGCGGTACGACCACTGGGTGGCCGGGCTCAACTCCGACTGGCTGATCAGCCGGCAGCGGCACTTCGGGGTGCCGTTCCCGGTGTGGTACCCGATCGGGGCGGACGGGCGGCCCGACCACTCCCGGCCGCTGGTGCCGACCGAGGCCGAGTTGCCGGTGGACCCGGCGACGGACTGCCCGCCAGGGTTCACCGAGGCCGACCGGGGGGTGCGGTTCGTGGCCGATCCCGACGTGATGGACACCTGGGCGACATCGTCGCTGACCCCGCGGATCGCGTGCGGCTGGGTGGACGACGAGGATCTGTACGCGCGGACGTACCCGATGGACCTGCGGGCCCAGGCGCACGAGATCATCCGGACCTGGCTGTTCACGTCCGTGCTGCGCGACCCGGAGCGGCTGCCGTGGAGGCACGCCGCCATCTCCGGTTGGATCCTCGACCCGGACCGCAAGAAGATGGGCAAGTCGGTGGGCAACGCGCTCGGCCCGGCCGCCCTGTTGGACGAGTTCGGATCGGACGGGGCCCGGTACTGGGCCGCGCAGGGGCGGCTCGGGGTGGACACCCTGTTCGACCCGGCGCAGATGAAGGTGGGGCGGCGGCTGGCGACGAAGCTGCTGAACGTGGGGCGGTTCGTGCTGTCCCTGCCCGCGCCCGCCACCACCGCCGGCCCGTCCGGGACTCCCGCCGGACCCGGGGCCGGGGTGACCGCGACGCTGGACCGGGCGTTGTCGGCCCGGTTGCGGGACACGGTGGCCGAGTGCACCGCCGCGCTGGACTCCTATGAGCACACCCGGGCATTGAACGCTGCGGAGACCTTCCTGTGGACGTTCTGCGACGACTACCTGGAGCTGGTGAAGGAGCGGGCGTACGCCGGGGACCGGTCAGCCGCCGTGACCCTGCGCGCCGGGTTGGACGGGGTGCTGCGGTTGCTGGCGCCGTTCCTGCCGTTCGCGACGGAGGAGGTGTGGTCGTGGACGCACGAGGGGTCGGTGCACCGGGCGCCGTGGCCGACCGCTGACGTGTTCCGGGTGGCCGGGACCGGGGCGGCGGACGCGCCGGGAGCCGGTGGAGCGGCCGGGGGCGGGGGCGGACCGGTGGGCGACGACTCGGCGCTGGTCCTGGCGGCGGAGGTGATCGCCGCCGTGCGGAAGGCGAAGTCGACGGCGCGGGTGTCGATGCGGACGCCGGTGGCGGAGCTGGTGTTGTCCGGGGCGGAGCTGGCGGCGGATCTGCTGGCGGACGTGGTGGCGGCGGGGCGGGTGGAGCGGGTGACCTCGGTGCCGGGTGGGGCTGCTCGGGTCGAGGTGCGGCTGTAG
- a CDS encoding MarR family winged helix-turn-helix transcriptional regulator has protein sequence MFDTEEDRAFYGLIWAGNALTCLVDKALTATHAMPLSWFEALFWLDQQTGPVSPTQLGEAAMLSRSRLSRVLDELTARGLVDRQPSPTDARAVTVALTDAGRALYAAADATRRAAVAPYFTDKLDAQDTADLIRVWRKIRNP, from the coding sequence ATGTTCGATACAGAGGAAGACCGGGCCTTCTACGGGCTGATCTGGGCCGGCAACGCCCTGACCTGCCTCGTCGACAAGGCGCTCACCGCGACGCACGCCATGCCCCTGTCGTGGTTCGAGGCCCTGTTCTGGCTCGACCAGCAGACCGGCCCGGTCAGCCCCACCCAGCTGGGGGAGGCCGCGATGCTCTCCCGCAGCCGCCTGTCCCGGGTCCTCGACGAGCTCACCGCGCGGGGCCTCGTCGACCGCCAGCCCAGCCCCACCGACGCCCGCGCCGTCACGGTCGCCCTCACCGACGCCGGCCGCGCCCTCTACGCCGCCGCCGACGCCACCCGCCGCGCCGCCGTAGCCCCCTACTTCACCGACAAACTCGACGCCCAGGACACCGCCGACCTGATCCGCGTCTGGCGAAAGATCCGCAACCCCTAG